In Selenomonas sp. TAMA-11512, a genomic segment contains:
- a CDS encoding fructose bisphosphate aldolase — protein MNQEQLRRMEHDKGFIAALDQSGGSTPKALKAYGVDESAYSGEEEMFTRVHEMRTRIIKSPSFDKHEILAAILFENTMDRKIDNLFTADFLWDKKGIIPILKVDKGLAEEKDGVQLMKPIPDLDALLDRANERHIFGTKMRSVIKQANEGGIRAIIDQQFEIGMQIVRKGLVPIIEPEVDIHCPDKAKAEEIMLGCMKEHLAKLSADAKIMFKVTIPTVDNLYEGIMKDPHVVRVVALSGGYSQDDANEKLARNHGLIASFSRALAQDLRANQSDAEFDSVLKKAIDGIYKASIT, from the coding sequence ATGAATCAGGAACAACTCAGACGCATGGAGCATGACAAAGGCTTTATCGCGGCGCTCGACCAGAGCGGCGGCTCTACACCGAAAGCACTCAAGGCTTACGGCGTCGACGAGAGCGCTTACAGCGGCGAGGAGGAGATGTTCACGCGCGTGCACGAGATGCGCACCCGTATCATCAAGAGCCCGTCCTTTGACAAGCATGAGATCCTCGCGGCCATCCTCTTTGAGAACACGATGGATCGCAAGATTGACAACCTCTTCACCGCAGATTTCCTCTGGGATAAGAAGGGCATTATTCCCATCCTGAAGGTCGACAAGGGTCTCGCGGAGGAAAAGGACGGCGTACAGCTCATGAAGCCGATTCCCGACCTCGATGCCCTGCTTGATCGCGCGAACGAGCGCCACATCTTCGGCACGAAAATGCGATCCGTCATCAAACAGGCGAACGAGGGCGGCATCCGTGCAATCATCGACCAGCAGTTTGAGATCGGCATGCAGATCGTTCGCAAGGGGCTTGTCCCCATCATTGAGCCGGAGGTAGACATCCACTGCCCCGACAAGGCAAAGGCGGAGGAGATCATGCTCGGCTGCATGAAGGAGCACCTCGCGAAGCTGTCCGCAGACGCGAAGATCATGTTCAAGGTCACCATCCCGACGGTCGACAACCTCTACGAGGGGATTATGAAGGATCCGCATGTCGTCCGTGTCGTCGCCCTCAGCGGCGGCTACTCGCAGGATGATGCAAACGAAAAGCTCGCGCGCAACCACGGCCTTATCGCCAGCTTCTCCCGCGCTCTCGCACAAGATCTGCGTGCAAACCAGAGCGATGCCGAGTTCGACTCCGTCCTCAAGAAAGCAATCGACGGCATCTACAAGGCGTCCATCACCTGA